The Seriola aureovittata isolate HTS-2021-v1 ecotype China chromosome 3, ASM2101889v1, whole genome shotgun sequence genome includes a region encoding these proteins:
- the LOC130164497 gene encoding atlastin-2-like isoform X2, whose product MAAEESRLKQRNHKNSIFKEGGHRFTSDTSPMRCEEEDDDLLEEGEEVGVARPVQIVTANEDEHSFTLQEEALERLLLQEEVQDLHVVVVSVAGAFRKGKSFLLDFMLRYMYKQSESWVGDEDEPLTGFTWRGGCERETTGILAWSEVFVVEKPDGCKVAVLLIDTQGAFDSQSTIKDCATLFALSTMTSSVQVYNLSQNVQEDDLQHLQLFTEYGRLAMEEVYEKPFQTLMFLIRDWSYPYEHPYGLEGGWSFLEKRLQVKQNQHEELQNVRKHIHSCFSNIGCFLLPHPGLRVATNPQFDGRLRDIDEDFKKELVNLVPTLLSPENLVEKEIGGVKITCRDLLQYFKAYMKIYQGEELPHPKSMLQATAEANNLAAVAGAKDMYNKSMEQVCGGDKPYISPAELERRHVELRQASVRHFRSVKKMGGEDFCRRYQEQLEAELDEAYANFSKHNDGKNIFYAARTPATLFAVMFIMYVVSLVTGFVGISSVAMMCNLVMGVALTALCVWAYVKYSGEFREVGGVIDQVAETLWEQVFSKLFEVARSRVPLGSLIPAPRPRLASNNNVKKKN is encoded by the exons ATGGCGGCGGAGGAGAGCAGGTTGAAGCAGCGGAATCACAAGAACAGCATCTTCAAAGAGG GTGGCCACAGGTTTACGTCGGACACCTCCCCGATGAGGTGcgaggaggaggacgatgacctgctggaggagggggaggaggtgggcgTGGCCAGACCGGTGCAGATCGTGACGGCGAACGAGGACGAGCACTCGTTCACGCTGCAGGAGGAGGCGCtggagaggctgctgctgcaggaggaggtgcaggacCTCCACGTGGTCGTCGTCTCTGTGGCCGGCGCTTTCCGCAAGGGCAAGTCCTTCCTGCTGGACTTCATGCTGCGCTACATGTACAAACAG tCCGAGTCGTGGGTGGGCGACGAGGACGAGCCTCTGACGGGCTTCACCTGGCGGGGCGGCTGTGAGAGGGAGACCACGGGCATCCTGGCCTGGAGCGAGGTGTTCGTGGTGGAGAAACCAGACGGCTGCAAG GTTGCAGTTCTACTAATCGACACACAGGGGGCGTTTGACAGCCAGTCGACCATCAAAGACTGCGCCACGCTGTTCGCCCTGAGCACCATGACCAGCTCTGTCCAG gtCTACAACCTGTCCCAGAACGTCCAGGAAGACGACCTCCAGCACCTCCAG CTCTTCACTGAGTACGGACGACTGGCCATGGAGGAGGTCTACGAGAAACCTTTTCAG ACGCTGATGTTCCTGATCCGAGACTGGAGTTACCCGTACGAGCATCCGTACGGTCTGGAGGGAGGGTGGAGCTTCCTGGAGAAACGGCTGCAG GTGAAGCAGAACCAACACGAGGAGCTGCAGAACGTCAGGAAACACATCCACTCCTGTTTCTCCAACATCGGCTGCTTCCTGCTGCCGCACCCCGGCCTCAGGGTCGCCACTAACCCGCAGTTCGACGGCCGGCTCAGAG ACATCGACGAGGACTTTAAGAAGGAGCTGGTGAACCTGGTGCCGACGCTGCTCTCTCCAGAGAACCTGGTGGAGAAAGAGATCGGAGGAGTGAAGAtcacctgcagagacctgctgcagtaCTTCAAG GCCTACATGAAGATCTACCAGGGGGAGGAGCTTCCTCACCCCAAGTCCATGCTGCAG GCAACAGCTGAAGCCAATAACCTTGCAGCTGTAGCAGGAGCCAAAGACATGTACAACAAAAGCATGGAGCAG gtctgCGGCGGCGACAAACCCTACATCTCCCCGGCAGAGTTGGAGCGCCGTCACGTGGAGCTGCGGCAGGCGTCGGTGCGGCACTTCCGCTCCGTGAAGAAGATGGGCGGCGAGGATTTCTGCCGGCGCTaccaggagcagctggaggcgGAGCTCGACGAGGCCTACGCCAACTTCAGCAAGCACAACGACGGCAAGAACATCTTCTACGCCGCGCGGACGCCCGCCACGCTGTTCGCCGTCATGTTCATCATGTACGTGGTGTCGCTGGTCACGGGCTTCGTGGGCATCAGCTCCGTGGCCATGATGTGCAACCTCGTGATGGGCGTGGCTCTGACGGCGCTCTGCGTCTGGGCTTACGTCAAATACTCCGGGGAGTTTCGCGAGGTCGGCGGAGTCATCGACCAGGTGGCTGAAACCCTCTGGGAACAG gttTTCTCCAAACTCTTCGAGGTGGCTCGGAGTCGAGTCCCGTTGGGAAGCCTGATCCCGGCGCCACGGCCGCGGCTCGCCTCCAACAACAACGTCAAGAAGAAAAACTAG
- the LOC130164497 gene encoding atlastin-2-like isoform X1, whose product MAAEESRLKQRNHKNSIFKEGGHRFTSDTSPMRCEEEDDDLLEEGEEVGVARPVQIVTANEDEHSFTLQEEALERLLLQEEVQDLHVVVVSVAGAFRKGKSFLLDFMLRYMYKQSESWVGDEDEPLTGFTWRGGCERETTGILAWSEVFVVEKPDGCKVAVLLIDTQGAFDSQSTIKDCATLFALSTMTSSVQVYNLSQNVQEDDLQHLQLFTEYGRLAMEEVYEKPFQTLMFLIRDWSYPYEHPYGLEGGWSFLEKRLQVKQNQHEELQNVRKHIHSCFSNIGCFLLPHPGLRVATNPQFDGRLRDIDEDFKKELVNLVPTLLSPENLVEKEIGGVKITCRDLLQYFKAYMKIYQGEELPHPKSMLQATAEANNLAAVAGAKDMYNKSMEQVCGGDKPYISPAELERRHVELRQASVRHFRSVKKMGGEDFCRRYQEQLEAELDEAYANFSKHNDGKNIFYAARTPATLFAVMFIMYVVSLVTGFVGISSVAMMCNLVMGVALTALCVWAYVKYSGEFREVGGVIDQVAETLWEQRTPRKVFSKLFEVARSRVPLGSLIPAPRPRLASNNNVKKKN is encoded by the exons ATGGCGGCGGAGGAGAGCAGGTTGAAGCAGCGGAATCACAAGAACAGCATCTTCAAAGAGG GTGGCCACAGGTTTACGTCGGACACCTCCCCGATGAGGTGcgaggaggaggacgatgacctgctggaggagggggaggaggtgggcgTGGCCAGACCGGTGCAGATCGTGACGGCGAACGAGGACGAGCACTCGTTCACGCTGCAGGAGGAGGCGCtggagaggctgctgctgcaggaggaggtgcaggacCTCCACGTGGTCGTCGTCTCTGTGGCCGGCGCTTTCCGCAAGGGCAAGTCCTTCCTGCTGGACTTCATGCTGCGCTACATGTACAAACAG tCCGAGTCGTGGGTGGGCGACGAGGACGAGCCTCTGACGGGCTTCACCTGGCGGGGCGGCTGTGAGAGGGAGACCACGGGCATCCTGGCCTGGAGCGAGGTGTTCGTGGTGGAGAAACCAGACGGCTGCAAG GTTGCAGTTCTACTAATCGACACACAGGGGGCGTTTGACAGCCAGTCGACCATCAAAGACTGCGCCACGCTGTTCGCCCTGAGCACCATGACCAGCTCTGTCCAG gtCTACAACCTGTCCCAGAACGTCCAGGAAGACGACCTCCAGCACCTCCAG CTCTTCACTGAGTACGGACGACTGGCCATGGAGGAGGTCTACGAGAAACCTTTTCAG ACGCTGATGTTCCTGATCCGAGACTGGAGTTACCCGTACGAGCATCCGTACGGTCTGGAGGGAGGGTGGAGCTTCCTGGAGAAACGGCTGCAG GTGAAGCAGAACCAACACGAGGAGCTGCAGAACGTCAGGAAACACATCCACTCCTGTTTCTCCAACATCGGCTGCTTCCTGCTGCCGCACCCCGGCCTCAGGGTCGCCACTAACCCGCAGTTCGACGGCCGGCTCAGAG ACATCGACGAGGACTTTAAGAAGGAGCTGGTGAACCTGGTGCCGACGCTGCTCTCTCCAGAGAACCTGGTGGAGAAAGAGATCGGAGGAGTGAAGAtcacctgcagagacctgctgcagtaCTTCAAG GCCTACATGAAGATCTACCAGGGGGAGGAGCTTCCTCACCCCAAGTCCATGCTGCAG GCAACAGCTGAAGCCAATAACCTTGCAGCTGTAGCAGGAGCCAAAGACATGTACAACAAAAGCATGGAGCAG gtctgCGGCGGCGACAAACCCTACATCTCCCCGGCAGAGTTGGAGCGCCGTCACGTGGAGCTGCGGCAGGCGTCGGTGCGGCACTTCCGCTCCGTGAAGAAGATGGGCGGCGAGGATTTCTGCCGGCGCTaccaggagcagctggaggcgGAGCTCGACGAGGCCTACGCCAACTTCAGCAAGCACAACGACGGCAAGAACATCTTCTACGCCGCGCGGACGCCCGCCACGCTGTTCGCCGTCATGTTCATCATGTACGTGGTGTCGCTGGTCACGGGCTTCGTGGGCATCAGCTCCGTGGCCATGATGTGCAACCTCGTGATGGGCGTGGCTCTGACGGCGCTCTGCGTCTGGGCTTACGTCAAATACTCCGGGGAGTTTCGCGAGGTCGGCGGAGTCATCGACCAGGTGGCTGAAACCCTCTGGGAACAG AGGACTCCACGAAAG gttTTCTCCAAACTCTTCGAGGTGGCTCGGAGTCGAGTCCCGTTGGGAAGCCTGATCCCGGCGCCACGGCCGCGGCTCGCCTCCAACAACAACGTCAAGAAGAAAAACTAG